The genomic DNA CGGAGTCGGCGTTGGAAGGTGTGGTGGGCGATTCGTTTGGCACGGGGGCCGATGCCAAGTTCTCAGTTGTTGGCGATGCTGCCGACGAGAAGGCAGGCAGATCCGCGTCGACCGACGTGTTGTTGACAAATTCAACGTCGCTGAAGGCTGGCAGTTCGACGTCGATCTGAACGTCGACATCCACGCGAGCTTCGACGCTCCCGTCCTGGTTCACTTCGGGCGGAGTTGTCTTGGGCGGGGCGGCTTCCACGGTTGTTAACGGAATCGCCGCATCCCGCGTTTCCTGAGCCACGAAATCATGAGCATTTGCCGTTTCAAGCTCTGGTGGAGTCGTGTTTGATCGGTCCGAGGCCGAGTTCGCAATCGTTGCACGTTCGACCGAGGATTCGGATCCGCTGTCGTTGCCACTCTCGTTTTCGATGGCCTTATCGGCGTCGTCTTCGTCAGAGTCAGAGTCAGAGTCAGAGTCGGAGTCGGAGTCGGAGTCGGAGTCGGAGTCGGAGTCGGAGTCGGAGTCGGAGTCGGAGTCGGAGTCGGAGTCGGAGTCGGAGTCGTCGTCGTCGTCGTCGTCGTCGTCGTCGTCGTTCGTGTCGTCCGTGTCGTCCGTGTCGTCCGTGTCGTCCGTGTCGTCCGTGTCGTCCGTGTCGTCCGTGTCGTCCGTGTCGTCCGTGTCGTCCGGTTCCGGTTCCGGTTCTATAGACGACGAATCCTCAGACTGTTCGTTGGCGTCGTCCGTCGCTGGGAGTTGCGTTTCAATTTCTTTGGACGGTTCGACAGGCTCCGTCGACGAAGGAGCTGCGGTGCTTTTCGATGTCGTGGAAACGCTGCCCGGAAGAAGGCTGGCGACCGATTTCCCCAGGCTTGTGACTCCCGATACGACCTGCTTCGTCGCGTTGGTCGCAACTTCGACCGTTGACTTCGCAGTTTCCACCACTCGTTCGCCAACGGATGGCTTTTCGGTCTCCGTTTCGACGGGGGCGGTCGGCGCTTCTTCCGAGACTGCAGTTGAGGAACTCGCCGCGCTGGCGGCGTCATCGACCTCCTCGCTCTGGCCGCTGGAGGAGCTCACCGGGTCAGCGTCTATCGGTTCCGAAGTCGAGCTGGCCGTAGCCGATTCGACGGGGGCGGCTGCGGTCAGTGGAGTTCCAGCCAGCAGCTGCCGCGGTTCAAGAGGTTCGGCAAACGACAAGTCGCGCAGTCGATTTTGTCGTTTACGAAAAAGCATGGCTAGCGTAATCTAGTGTTGAACCGATCGAAACATGCGGTCTAGGATAATTGCCCAGCCAGGGTTGGGGTGCAATGCATGCAAAAAACGCCAAATTTCTGAAGTCCGCCGGCCGGGCTCTCTCAACTGCAAAGAATTTAATGAACGCATCCCCCGCCAACCAACGACGCCCCGAGTTTTCACGGTGGAAGTTGGCGGCGGCCTGCTGTCTTTTAGGCGCGTTTTTCGTCCCTTTGCCCGCTGGGTCGCAACGCCTGGACCAGCTGTACAACCTTTCACATTTGGCCGTTTTTGCTTGCGTTGCGTTCTTGTTGATGCAGATTTTAGACGGCTGGGCGTTCTGGCGAAGGGCGGTTTACACGCTGGCATGCGTGTTAACGATCGGCGTTGCCATCGAGCTGATTCAGCCCTATTTTGGCCGTCGCGCGAGCCTTCACGACGTCGTGAACGACGTGATTGGCGGCGTGGCTGGACTGACGATCGCGGTGGCCTATCGTTGGGTCCGAGCGACCTAGCGGGCTGACGTATCAGTCCTGAATGGAAATTGTTTCCTGCATCGCGACCGGGAGCGTCGACTCCGAATCGGTTTCGTCGCTGGTCGCAGCGGAATTGGCTCGGCGGACCAAGTACCACATCGCTCCATTGACCATCAGGATCGCCAGCGCCGCGATAATGCCTTCGGCGATCAGCTTGTTGGTTAGGCTTTCCACTCGCGCGATCGTCTTGCTGAGCCGAAATTGGACCAACACGATCCAATCGGTTTCGCCGCCGCTGCCATCTTCCGATTGAGGGAGATGGACCGGCTGCACCGCGGCGATCCAGTTCCCTTTGAAATTTTCGCCACCATGCGCTGTGGCGATCGGATCGAGGTAGTTGATGTCGCCACCGGCGAGCAATTCATCCAATATCGCGTCACTCACTTGGAAGCGTTCGCTCTGGTGGCCTTCATGCTCCGCACGGTGCTTCTGCATCCAAGGGTGTTGTAGGATGGTTCCCCGCAATGGACCGGGGCGGGCGTCGACCAAGACCCCGATGGCATCGTATTCATCCTTCTCTCGGACGCGAAACTGTTCAAAGTCGCCAAAGTTGGTCGTCGCCACGAGGACGCCATCGATCTCCGGATCGCGGCTGCTCGATGCGTCGAGATGGGGCAACCGGATCGGCGTGCTGACCGCCAGCTTCCAGACTCCGGTGGCGGTGCTTTGAAACGCTGTCGATAGATGCGTCCGTTGGACGATTTCTTTGACCTCCGCCGCTGGTGTCTCTTTGGGGAGGTCTTCCTTGCGACCCGTAAAGTAGGTGCGAAATGCGTAATTGCGGCCGCGGCTGATCCGTTTCCGCGTGACCTCGCCCGAGTGCGCAAAACCGATCATCGTCCCTTGGCTATCGGTGACAAAGATTGTTGCCAGCTTGGGAACGCCGGGCTGGGATTCTGCCAGTTTGTTGTAATGTTGCAAACGTCGCGACAGATAATCTTCCAACGGCTGGCCGAGTTGTTTGTCCAGAATTTCTTCGCGGGCCGCTTCGGGGTCCTGCTGGGCGGCAATCTGCGCGCGCAGTTCGGTTAGCCGAGGTTCTTGCAGCGCAGCCGACATCGTCGACACCAGCTCCGGCTGCGATGCTTCGTGGGCCACGAGGTCAAAATACGATCGCAGTTCGATTTCCAACGCACGTGATTTTTCCCCAGCGACACTCAGGTTCGTCTTGCTGCGTTCTTCGCGCATCGCGGTGGTGAATTGCTTTCCCGTTTCGCGGATGCTGCGAATCGCGTACAGCCCCATCGCGGTCAGCAATAACAACGGGCCCACGAGTCCCAGCAGGATCAATGGGCGACGGGCCTTTGACGCATTCCGCTCGTCGATCGCTTCGACCAATTGTTGGACGTTGGCGTACCGGTGTTCGGGATCGGGAGCCAAGCAGCGCTGCAGGATTTGTCCCAGTCGGCGATCGACCCCTGGAACTTTTTCGTGTCCCGTGGGCGGACCCGACTGGCAAATCACATCGCGATACTTTTCAAGCCGTTTGTTCAGCGAACCGGCGGTGTCGATCTGATCCAGCACCGCCCCTTCGCGATGCGGCGCCGTGCCGGTCAACATCCGGTATAAGATCGCCCCCAGACCGTAGACGTCCCAGCGGACATCGGGGGACGCATCGAGGTCGGCTTGTTCGGGCGCCATATAAAACAGCGTTCCCAGCGCGGGAGATTGTTCGTGTGACAACCGGCTCTGTCCAAAATCGGCCAACCGCGGGCGAAGCTCTTCGTCCAACAAGACGTTGGCCGGCTTCAGATCGCAGTGCAGGATCCCCTTGCCGTGAGTATGGTTCATGCCGATGCAGATCTCGCGGAACAACTGCACCGAGCGTTCGACCGGCAACCGGCCGCGCTTGTGCAACAGATCTTCGAGCGATCCGTTTTCGATCAGCTCCATCACGTAATAAGGTGGCTCGCTGTCCCAGCCGACTTCCAAGACCTGCACGATATAGCTGTCGGCGCTCAGCGCCACTAGATTCTTGACCTCGCGACTCAACAGCGACCAATTGACCCCACCGCGATGCAGATAGAATTTGATCGCCACGGGGCGCCCCGTATTGAGGTCCCGCGCCACCCAAACCTGACCAAACGCACCAGCACCTAGGAATCGCTCGATGCGATATCCTGGCACTTCGGCTGGTGGTGTCGTCGTTTGCAAGCTCAGCTTCAAGGCGTCCTGCTGCTCGCCCGACGACTGCTGCTCGGTATAATCATCTGCCATTTACAGTGCAATTCCTTTGAATCCGTGGATCACAATGTCTCTGGCTCGCATTCTATCACTTTGTTGCGCGATCGGCTTGACCACCGTTTGGTGGGGCGGCGCGGTCGATGCTCAACAACCTGCAACAACTTCCGAGAATACCGATGCGCCCTTGGAACCGCTTTTGATGCCGTTGGACGGCCGCGACGGTCGTGAGCTGTTGTTGCGTAACTTCCGTCCGCAAGCGAAGCTTCGCGTTCCCGAGAATCCGCGTGACGCAGCCAAGTTCCCCGTCGTCGATGTCCACACGCATCTCTCTTATCGTTTGAAGGATGATCCCGAGGCGCTCGACGCATTTGTCGAATTGATGGACCGCAACAACATCGCCGTCTGTTGCAGTCTCGACGGCCGCTTGGGCGATAAATTGCAGCAGCACATGCGTTATCTGTGGACCAAATATCGCGACCGCTTTGTGATCTATGCCAATATTGATTGGCAGGGGGCGGGGGATGCGGACGACCCGGCAACCTGGGCCTGCAATCAACCGGGGTTTGTCCGTCAGACCGTGATGCAGTTGGAAGCGGCAGCGGAACAGGGGATCAGCGGTCTGAAGATCTTTAAAGGGTTTGGGCTGGGATACCGCGGTGAGGATCGCGATCTGTTGGCGATCGACGACTTGCGGTGGGATCCGATCTGGGAAGCGTGCGGCCGACTGGGGCTGCCGATCATCATGCACGTCGCCGACCCGGCCGCCTTCTTCGATCCGATCGATCCGCAGAACGAGCGTTGGGAAGAACTCAGCCGTCATCCCGACTGGAGCTTCCACGGCGATGACTTCCCGTCGCGCGAGGCCTTGCTGGAGGCCAGAAACCGTGTGATTGAGCGGCATCCGAAAACGAAGTTTATCGGTGCCCACGTGGCGAACAATTCGGAGGATCTAGAGACCGTCGCGGCTTGGTTGGATCGCTATCCCAACCTGTCGGTCGAATTCGCTTCGCGGATTGGTGAACTGGGACGCCAGCCCTATTCAGCCCGCGACTTCATCATCAAATACGCCGATCGTGTGATGTTCGGAACCGATGGTCCTTGGCCCGAGACGCGGATCCGGCTGTACTGGCGGTTCCTGGAGACCCGCGACCAGTACTTCCCGTATTCGGAAAAAGAGTTTCCGCCCCAGGGGCTGTGGCAAATTTATGGCCTCTACCTACCCGACGACGTGCTTCGGAAAGTCTATTCAGAAAACGCAGCCCGACTGATTCCTGGTGTCCGGCAGCGACTCGGTTCGTAACGCACGCGAACTCGCCTCCCCGGACTTTGCTTCGCTTGTTCGACCCACCCCATCAGACTTCGTTTGGGGTAAGGGTGAAGTAGGGCCGGCACTTGTCGAGGGGGGACGATGCTGTATTGGCGTTGTGGATACGGGATTTGCTAGCGAGGTTTGCTCGCCCAAAGAGGTTCATATCCGCTAAAATCCGATTCATCCTCAGATCTTTCCTGACTGGCGCCGATCTATCCCGAGGGGAGCTGATCGCCGTTGCGCGGATCGGTTCACCGATTTTTGTTTGTGAGGGATTGGGCGGTTGGATGGAAGTGCATGGGCAGAAGTAGGTATTTCGCGACCGGTATGCTGATCGCTTGCCTAGCATTGTTGCTGGTGGGGTGTTCGCGGCGCTGGTATCGGCAACAGGCAGACGAAGATGCCAACTGTTTGATCCAGCAGAAAGGTGGCTACCTCGATGGAGGCAGCGTCTACGTACCGTCCGATTCACGCATGTTCGATCCGTTTTCGATCGATCGGTCGCCCATGCCGCCCGATGATCCCAACTCGCATCGGTACATGCACTGTGTCGATGGAATGCACGGTTGGAAACATTGGCATCGCAACGGCGACATCTCGTCGATCGAATCGCCTTATTGGCTCGCCTCGCTCCCCAAAGACGAGACCGGGAATGTCGTCCTGAATCTGCGTGATGCCGTTGGTGTGGCGCGGATCAATTCACGCGACTACCAACAAAACGTCGAGACGCTGTATCGTTCGGCGCTGAACGTCTCGTTCGAACGCTTCCGTTTCGACCATCAATTTTTCTCGGGCACACGCACGTTTGAAGAGTTCCGGGGAACTGACGTCGGCGCCAGCAGCGTGCTCACCCAAACTAGTTTCGGCAGTGTCCGCAAGCTGAGTGCGACCGGCGGCGAATTGGTCGTCGGATTTGCCAATTCGTTGGTCTGGGATTTTTGGGGTACCGATAGCGATCTATTCACTTCGACGATCGATTTTAGCCTGGTGCAGCCGTTGCTGCGGTTTGGTGGTCGCGCTCGCGTTTTAGAACAACTGACGCAAACCGAACGGAATCTGTTGGCCAACGTCCGACAGATGCAGCAATATCGGCAGGGCTTTTACGTCGATGTCGTCACCGGCCGCAACTCCGGTCCCGGACCAAGTTTGGCCACCAACGTCGGCCAAGCGGGGCTCGGTCTGATCGCGGGGGTCCCCAGCGGGCGGAGCGGTGCTGCCGATGCCGGCGGCTACATGGGACTGTTGCAGGACCAGCAACAGATCCGCAATCAAGCGACCAACATCACCGCGCTCCGCGATAGTTTGGCGCAATTGGAAGCGGCGTTTGAGGCGAACCGAATCAACAGCCGGTTGCAGGTCGATCAAGCGCGTCAGGCGTTGCTCAATGCACAAAGTTCGCTGTTGGCGGCCAAAGCAGCCTATCAAACACGCGTCGACAGCTTCAAAGTCGACCTCGGGTTGCCACCGACGCTGCCGGTCGAGATTCGCGATGAACTCTTGGATCGGTTTACTCTGATCGATCCGAAGTTGACGGAGCTGCAAGACGAAGTAGCGGACATTCTGTTGGAGATTCGCAGCGAACGCGAAAATCCAAGCGAGAAATCGCTGGAGGCGGCTCGCGGCAAAGTTGTTGCTTTGAACGCTGGAATCGAGCGTCAGCTGGAATCGGCGCTGGCTGATCTGGCGGCGCTGGAGAAACATTTGCCCGAACGTCGCAAGCAGCTGCGGCAGGTCAAAATGCAGATCGACGAATTGGATGCCGATGTCGATAGCCGAGTGTACGACGAGCAGGTGTTGATGAAACGGATTGCGTTTCTCAAAAAACGTTTGCCCACGATCGCAGGCGACCTGAATCAATTGCGTCAGGAGTACACGCAATCGCAGCAGCCGTTGGCATTGCGAGCAGCCGACGGGGGCGATCCCGAATCGCCAACGGAGCCAACGCTGCAGCAGCAATGGAAGACGTTGAACGATCGTGCGGGGCGTCTGTCGGACTTGTTGTTGGAACTATCGCTTGTTCACGCCGAGACGCGATTGCAGGGGATCACGTTGCTGCCGCTGGAGATCGAGCCGTTTGAAGCGCTCCGCTACGCGCGGACCAATCGTTTGGATTGGATGAACGCTCGAGCCAATTTGGTCGATGTGTGGCGGAAGATCGAATTCTTCGCCAACGCGCTGCAGAGCGATCTGGACGTGGTCGTCAGTGGCGAATTGGGGACCGACCCGGATAACATCGTGCAATTTACGCCCGATCGCAGTCGAGTCCGGTTTGGCGTTCAGTTTGATACGCCGACGGCGCGGTTGGTCGAACGAAATCAATACCGCGAGGCGCTGCTGAATTACCAGCAAGCCCGCCGGAACTACATGCTGTTCGAGGATCGCGTTTCGTTGAGCCTGCGGAATACGCTGCGGATCGCAGCGCTCAGCCGGATCAACTTGGAAGTCCGTCGGACAGCGGTCCAGGTGGCGATCGCCCAGGTCGATATCGCGCGGCTGAAGCTGAATCCTCCGCTGCGACCAAATCAACAGAGCACGACTTCTCCGACCGCTGCACGCGACTTGGTCTCCGCGTTGTCCGATCTGTTGGACGCGCAAAACGACTTCCTGAACGTATGGGTTAACTACGAAGTCCTCCGCGTCCTCTTGGACTTTGAAATGGGGACGATGCAATTGGATCCAACGGGTGTTTGGATCGATCCGGGGCCGATCGAAGACCCTACAGGGGCCGCACTGGCTGACGATACGACGTTATTGGAAAACGGAGACGTCGCGCCGGTCGTCGGTGGATTGCCCGAGCGGCTGCCGATGCCAGCGAATGCCCCCGCGAACCAAATCAATTCCGCCGAACCGCTTCGCGTCCCGGAGCCGTAGCTGGCGGATAAGACCGGGTTTGACCGTTGGCCGCCCGACAACGTAAACTGAGCGCTGGACTAGAGTTTGGGGCTCCCAAGTCACTTTTTGTAGAAAGCACAGGCCGCCGGATGAGCAGCATCGGAGAAGGAAACGCGATCGATTATCAAACCGCTCGCGGCCGCGATTATCCCGCAATTCGACAGTTCACCGTCTTCTTAGAGAACCGCGTCGGGCAGCTGTTAGAAGTCGTGCGTCGATTCGAAGGGACCGGTCTGCGAATCGTCGCCCTATCGATCAACGATGCCGCCGAATGCGCGTTTGTGCGATTTGTGGTCAGCCATCCCGAGCGGGCTCGCGAGATCTTGGAGCGGGCGGGTTTGTCGATCATCGAAACCGATCTGATCGGCGTCGAATTGCCCGACACATCGCAGCCGCTGCTGCACGTCTGCACGGCGCTACTGCAAGCGGAAGTGAACATCATTCAAGCGTATCCCTTGATCCCACGCCCCAACCAACGGGCTGCGGTGGCGCTGATGGTCGACAATATCGATCTTGGGATCGAAACGCTGCGAGCGAAGAATTTCCGCACGCTGCAAGAAAGCGATCTGCTGGGCGAAGAGGAGTGATCTGTTGGGCGAACGTTTCGCCGACATGAGATCGCGTTCCCTTCGCTTCGATGTGAACTAGTCGTTCCGCAAGCGATTCAACTTTGCCAGGATCACATCCCCGGCGTAACAGCCGCCTTCATAACAAAGTTCTTTGCCGCCACCGCCGCCGGCAAACTTGGGTTGGAACGCGCGATGGACGGGCCAACCGGGGCCATTGACCGATCCGGTGACGTAAAGGTTCCCGCGGTTGTCTAAAAAGCCGCAACGGCCGTAGTCGTAACTGGGGCCGCCAAGCAACGTGCTGAATTTCAGGCTGGCGAAATCGGCAGCGAGCACCACAACGATGGCGTCGTGAGATTTGCCCCGCTGTGTCTGTAAAGCGTTGGAGGTCAAGGGGAAATCATTGGAAGCGGTGTTGCCGGTCAGGAAGACATCCCCGCGGGCGTTTGCATAGATGCCGTCCGCTCCATCGTTGTCGCTGCCGCCCAGGTAGGTGCAACGTTGCAAAGCTCCCTCGGGGGAAAACTTTGCCACGACGATATCGCGTTGGTTGCCGCTAAGGTTCGGCTGCACGACGCCTGCGGTGACCGGGATGTCTTCACTGCGCGTGCTCGTCAGCAGGTAGGAATTCCCGAGGGCGTCGACCGCCAAATTGTGCGTGCTATTCCCTTCGTCGTCTCCCGCGCCACCAAAATATGTCCCCATCAATAACCGGGATCCGTCGGAACTGATTCGCGCGACGAAGGCATCGGTCTTCCCGTTGTGCGAACGATCGTGAGCGCCTGCGGTCGTTGGCAGATCAGTCGACTTGGTCGTGAAGTTCAGATAGACCTGCCGCTGCTGGTCGATGCGGATGCCACAGTTGGAGACTTCGTCAAGGGAACCACCCAACCAAGTTCCCCAAAGGATCGATCGGCCGTCGCTTGCGATCTTCAACGCGCCGATCTCTGAACCGCCGGCAGGTTTGGGTTGGAAGCCACCAGCGCACCAGGAATCTGGTGGCAGCGGGCCGCTGCCGGTGTAATGCAACGGGACATAAACATTGCCGTCGTCGTCGATCGATAGGTCGCGGCAGAGCGATCCGACGCCAACATAGGCAGCCCAGACGATCTCCGATCCGTCGGGGGCCAGTTTGGCGATGAAGCCGTTTTGCATCCCATAAATCCCATTGTCGGTTCCACGAAACTGGGTTTGGAACGCATTTTCACTGACGGGGAACCCTGGGCCTCCGCGTCCGCTAACGTAAACAAATCCTTCGGCGTCGACTTCCACGGCATAAGCGCGATCGTAGTTGGGGCCCCCCAACAACGTCGACCAGAGCAATTCTCCGTCGGCCGAAAATTTGCAGACGAACGCGTCGCAGTAACCTCCGCTGCCAACCCTCTTCCCCGTGGTGTCTTGCGATCGTTGCAGTGCATTTTCCGTTGTCGGAAAATCATCCGATTGCGTGCCACCGACGACATAGACATTTCCCGCTTCGTCCGCGAAGACGTCGCGGGCGTGTTCCCAATCGGAACCGCCAATGAATGTCGAAAATGCGATTTCGTACTCGTCGCCACTCGCGGTGCTCTTCCATTGGCTGCCAAGGATTACCAGCGCGATCGTCAGCGGAAAATGCAGGCTAAATTGAGTGAGGCGAATCATGGGGCTCAAAGAGTCGTGGGAGGGAAATCAGACGAATACTTCAACGTGAAGCGTGACCTGAACAATATACTCAGGAGCCGCCGAGGCTGCCGTACTCGTAAGATGTCGCGTTCGTTTTTCGCAACGAGGACGACCGATTGTTGCTTCGAAAGGAATGCCCGTTGATGCGACGCGAGCGAGTTCTTCTCGGCGGGATTGAGGAGCTTTCGGTCATCAAACCATTCTGGCTGCGATCGTGGGGAGTGTTGAAACGAGTCGCGGAACTCGAAGCGGTGAGGTGCCTATCATTGGTGCAGCCCGAATTTTCGGACTTCCGACAGGGGTTGCCTCCCCTGCACTGCCTGAAATCCGCAATGCGTCGCCGTGCGGTGAGCTACCTATTGAGTGTCGCCGAGTCTCTTCAACACTTCGCGCTCCACGAGCAAAAAACGATGAACACGACACCCCACATGCCCTCTGCCAACCGACGCGGCGGAATTCGAAAGCTGTTTTTGTGCGGTTGCCTGCTGCCGATGTTGCTGTTGGGGATTGGCGTAGTCGGGGCTGCGGGCTATGGCTGGTACTTCCTCACCGGGAAGGTCGTCGAATATACAGAGACCGAACCACGGTCGGTCCCCACGGTTGCCTATACCGATGACGAGGCGAACGAGATTGCCCAGCGAGCGAACGAGTTTTTTCAACGCGTTCAAATCGGAAATGCCGACGAACAGTTTGTCCTTTCGACACGCGATTTGAATGTTCTTTTGAACAGTCAGCCCGGTTTGAAGGATCGCGTTTTTGTGACCCTGCAAAACGGCCGGTTGCGTGCGGATTTAAGTATCCCAACCGATCGGATGCCCGGTGGATCGGGGCGTTTTCTCAATGCGTCGGGTGAGCTTGCGTTGGCGTTAGACGATACAACGGTGTCGTTGAGTGTGATCGAGGCAGAGGTCAAAGGGGAGCCGGTCGACGAATCACTGCTGTCCCAGTTGCGCGATCTAAAACTGTCGACCGAAGAGATCCAAGACCCTCGCTTTGCGGCTCTGGTGGGAATGTTCCAAAAGGTCACGATCCTCGACGATCGACTGGTGGTCCAGCCACGGCCGACTGCCGACGGACTCGCGGGGGGGGGAGTCGCCCATGTGAAGTTCAGCGAACCGCCCGTCACGAAAGCCGCGACTCCTGAACCGTCTAAGAAACCCTCGCTGCCCGAGATTCAAATCCCTGGGTTTGGCAAGGTGAAGTACAACGAATTTGCTAAGTAGGTTCGTCGCTTTCCGAGACGAGCGGTTTGGTCCGGGGCGTCTTCCGCTTGCCTAAGACCATCAGCCCGATGATCGTCAACGAGACGCCGATCACCATCGATTGCGTGATCCGTTCGTGAAAGATCAGCACGCCAGCGATCGCCGCCATCGCGACCTGGGTCACGTTTAACAGGTTCACCACGACGACCGAAACGACCTGCAACGCAACGGTCAGCAGGAAGAAGGCGATCAGGTTGAATAGCCCGGCGGCTAACATCACCAACCACTGGTTTGCCGTCGTCGCCGCCAATCCCTCCGGGCCAACTCGCATCAGCGCGATCGTCGATAGCCCGAACGTGCCGATCAGCCCGCTGACAAACATCGTCGTCGCGACCGCCATCCCGCTCAACAGACTGCGGCGGACCATCGTTCCCAGGAACGAAAACGCGAGCCCCGAGATCGAGACGGCGATCACGCCGCTGGCGATCTGCAGCGGTGTCAGGTCGTCGCGGACCGCGCTGCGACCGCTACCCAATGAGAGGATCGCGGTCGCTAGGATCAGGACCACGATCGCGATCACCGATCGTGTCGTGACCCGTTCTCCAAGAAAGATCCGCCCAAAGATCGCCCCTCCGATCACCATCGTCCCCAAGGTGATCGGCACCGCCAGCGCCAGGCCGACGATGCTCAACGAATACTGGAACGAACAGTTGCCGACAAATTGACCGACCAGGCAGCCGGCGATCAGGTACCCGATCGCCGATCGCTGCGGAGCCAAAACGACGCCGCGGTTCCACAGCAAGAAAACGCCCGGCGCCATCCCAACCATCGTCGGAACCGCTTTGGCTGCCGTCACCAAGATCGGGTCCAGGTCGCTCGCCTGCCGCAGCGCGATGTTGGCCAACGTGTAACCGACAGCCGCCAACAGGCAATAGATCACGCCGACAGTGTAAGAGATCGGAGCCGCGATCGGTTGAGGTGGGATG from Rosistilla carotiformis includes the following:
- a CDS encoding DMT family transporter, translated to MSSTNETLSQPLETSEATVAAANAIPPQPIAAPISYTVGVIYCLLAAVGYTLANIALRQASDLDPILVTAAKAVPTMVGMAPGVFLLWNRGVVLAPQRSAIGYLIAGCLVGQFVGNCSFQYSLSIVGLALAVPITLGTMVIGGAIFGRIFLGERVTTRSVIAIVVLILATAILSLGSGRSAVRDDLTPLQIASGVIAVSISGLAFSFLGTMVRRSLLSGMAVATTMFVSGLIGTFGLSTIALMRVGPEGLAATTANQWLVMLAAGLFNLIAFFLLTVALQVVSVVVVNLLNVTQVAMAAIAGVLIFHERITQSMVIGVSLTIIGLMVLGKRKTPRTKPLVSESDEPT
- a CDS encoding S-layer protein, giving the protein MIRLTQFSLHFPLTIALVILGSQWKSTASGDEYEIAFSTFIGGSDWEHARDVFADEAGNVYVVGGTQSDDFPTTENALQRSQDTTGKRVGSGGYCDAFVCKFSADGELLWSTLLGGPNYDRAYAVEVDAEGFVYVSGRGGPGFPVSENAFQTQFRGTDNGIYGMQNGFIAKLAPDGSEIVWAAYVGVGSLCRDLSIDDDGNVYVPLHYTGSGPLPPDSWCAGGFQPKPAGGSEIGALKIASDGRSILWGTWLGGSLDEVSNCGIRIDQQRQVYLNFTTKSTDLPTTAGAHDRSHNGKTDAFVARISSDGSRLLMGTYFGGAGDDEGNSTHNLAVDALGNSYLLTSTRSEDIPVTAGVVQPNLSGNQRDIVVAKFSPEGALQRCTYLGGSDNDGADGIYANARGDVFLTGNTASNDFPLTSNALQTQRGKSHDAIVVVLAADFASLKFSTLLGGPSYDYGRCGFLDNRGNLYVTGSVNGPGWPVHRAFQPKFAGGGGGKELCYEGGCYAGDVILAKLNRLRND
- a CDS encoding acetolactate synthase, translating into MSSIGEGNAIDYQTARGRDYPAIRQFTVFLENRVGQLLEVVRRFEGTGLRIVALSINDAAECAFVRFVVSHPERAREILERAGLSIIETDLIGVELPDTSQPLLHVCTALLQAEVNIIQAYPLIPRPNQRAAVALMVDNIDLGIETLRAKNFRTLQESDLLGEEE
- a CDS encoding protein kinase domain-containing protein, which gives rise to MADDYTEQQSSGEQQDALKLSLQTTTPPAEVPGYRIERFLGAGAFGQVWVARDLNTGRPVAIKFYLHRGGVNWSLLSREVKNLVALSADSYIVQVLEVGWDSEPPYYVMELIENGSLEDLLHKRGRLPVERSVQLFREICIGMNHTHGKGILHCDLKPANVLLDEELRPRLADFGQSRLSHEQSPALGTLFYMAPEQADLDASPDVRWDVYGLGAILYRMLTGTAPHREGAVLDQIDTAGSLNKRLEKYRDVICQSGPPTGHEKVPGVDRRLGQILQRCLAPDPEHRYANVQQLVEAIDERNASKARRPLILLGLVGPLLLLTAMGLYAIRSIRETGKQFTTAMREERSKTNLSVAGEKSRALEIELRSYFDLVAHEASQPELVSTMSAALQEPRLTELRAQIAAQQDPEAAREEILDKQLGQPLEDYLSRRLQHYNKLAESQPGVPKLATIFVTDSQGTMIGFAHSGEVTRKRISRGRNYAFRTYFTGRKEDLPKETPAAEVKEIVQRTHLSTAFQSTATGVWKLAVSTPIRLPHLDASSSRDPEIDGVLVATTNFGDFEQFRVREKDEYDAIGVLVDARPGPLRGTILQHPWMQKHRAEHEGHQSERFQVSDAILDELLAGGDINYLDPIATAHGGENFKGNWIAAVQPVHLPQSEDGSGGETDWIVLVQFRLSKTIARVESLTNKLIAEGIIAALAILMVNGAMWYLVRRANSAATSDETDSESTLPVAMQETISIQD
- a CDS encoding amidohydrolase family protein, which codes for MSLARILSLCCAIGLTTVWWGGAVDAQQPATTSENTDAPLEPLLMPLDGRDGRELLLRNFRPQAKLRVPENPRDAAKFPVVDVHTHLSYRLKDDPEALDAFVELMDRNNIAVCCSLDGRLGDKLQQHMRYLWTKYRDRFVIYANIDWQGAGDADDPATWACNQPGFVRQTVMQLEAAAEQGISGLKIFKGFGLGYRGEDRDLLAIDDLRWDPIWEACGRLGLPIIMHVADPAAFFDPIDPQNERWEELSRHPDWSFHGDDFPSREALLEARNRVIERHPKTKFIGAHVANNSEDLETVAAWLDRYPNLSVEFASRIGELGRQPYSARDFIIKYADRVMFGTDGPWPETRIRLYWRFLETRDQYFPYSEKEFPPQGLWQIYGLYLPDDVLRKVYSENAARLIPGVRQRLGS
- a CDS encoding VanZ family protein, whose translation is MNASPANQRRPEFSRWKLAAACCLLGAFFVPLPAGSQRLDQLYNLSHLAVFACVAFLLMQILDGWAFWRRAVYTLACVLTIGVAIELIQPYFGRRASLHDVVNDVIGGVAGLTIAVAYRWVRAT
- a CDS encoding TolC family protein is translated as MGRSRYFATGMLIACLALLLVGCSRRWYRQQADEDANCLIQQKGGYLDGGSVYVPSDSRMFDPFSIDRSPMPPDDPNSHRYMHCVDGMHGWKHWHRNGDISSIESPYWLASLPKDETGNVVLNLRDAVGVARINSRDYQQNVETLYRSALNVSFERFRFDHQFFSGTRTFEEFRGTDVGASSVLTQTSFGSVRKLSATGGELVVGFANSLVWDFWGTDSDLFTSTIDFSLVQPLLRFGGRARVLEQLTQTERNLLANVRQMQQYRQGFYVDVVTGRNSGPGPSLATNVGQAGLGLIAGVPSGRSGAADAGGYMGLLQDQQQIRNQATNITALRDSLAQLEAAFEANRINSRLQVDQARQALLNAQSSLLAAKAAYQTRVDSFKVDLGLPPTLPVEIRDELLDRFTLIDPKLTELQDEVADILLEIRSERENPSEKSLEAARGKVVALNAGIERQLESALADLAALEKHLPERRKQLRQVKMQIDELDADVDSRVYDEQVLMKRIAFLKKRLPTIAGDLNQLRQEYTQSQQPLALRAADGGDPESPTEPTLQQQWKTLNDRAGRLSDLLLELSLVHAETRLQGITLLPLEIEPFEALRYARTNRLDWMNARANLVDVWRKIEFFANALQSDLDVVVSGELGTDPDNIVQFTPDRSRVRFGVQFDTPTARLVERNQYREALLNYQQARRNYMLFEDRVSLSLRNTLRIAALSRINLEVRRTAVQVAIAQVDIARLKLNPPLRPNQQSTTSPTAARDLVSALSDLLDAQNDFLNVWVNYEVLRVLLDFEMGTMQLDPTGVWIDPGPIEDPTGAALADDTTLLENGDVAPVVGGLPERLPMPANAPANQINSAEPLRVPEP